The DNA segment tgtcgtagtaggtccTCCAGTTGTCGCAGAAGCTGCAGTTGTCGTTGTAGTGGTCGTAGGGCTTCAGTTGTAGCTGTCGTAGTAGGTGTGGTTGTCGGAGCGTCAGTTGTAGTAGTTGCTGCAGTTGTAGCTGTTTAGGAACTACAATTGTCGtactaggcgctgcagtggtcgtagtaggtgttgcagttgttgtagtaggtgctccagttgtcgtaggtgctgcagttgtcgtagtaggtgcttcAGTTTCGTAGGTGCtgcaattgttgtagtagcttcagttgtcgtagtagctgcagttgtcgtaggaactgcaggagtagtttgttgtgggagctacagttgttgtagtaggcACTGCAGTGgttgtagtaggtgctgcagttgtcgtagtaggtgctcagttgtcgtaggtgctgcagttgtcgtagaaactgcaggagtagttgttgtgggagctacagttgtcgtagtaggggctgcagtggtcgtagtaggtgctgcagttgtcgtagtagctgcatttgtcataggaactgcagaagtagttgttgtgggagctacagttgtcgtagtaggcgctgcagtggtcgtagtaggtgctgcagttgtcgtagtaggtgctccagttgtcgtagtagctgcagttgtcgtaggaactgcagaagtagttgttgtgggagctacagatgtcgtagtaggcgctgcagtggtcgtagtaggtgctgcagttgtcgtagtaggtgctcccgGTTGTCGTGGAAGctcagttgtcgtagtagctgcagttgtcgttagtaggtgctccagttgtcgtaggtgctcccgttgtcgtagtagctgcagttgtcgtaggaactgcaggagtagatgttgtgggagctacagttgtcgtagtaggcgctgcagtggtcgtagtaggtgctgcagttgtcgtagtagctgcagttgtcgaaggaactgcaggagtagttgttgtgggagctacagatgtcgtagtaggcgctgcagtggtcgtagtaggtgctgcagttgtcgtagtaggtgctccagttgtcgtagtagctgcagttgtcgtagtagctgcagttgtcgtagtaggtgctccagttgtcgtaggtgctgcagttgtcgtagtagctgcagttgtcgtaggaactgcaggagtagttgttgtgggagctacagttgtcgtagtaggcgctgcagtggtcgtagtaggtgctgcagttgtcgtagtaggtgctccagttgtcgtaggtgctgcagttgtcgtagtagctgcagttgtcgtaagaactgcagaagtagttgttgtgggagctacagttgtcgaagtaggcgctgcagtagtcgtagtaggtgctgcagttgtcgtagtaggtgctccagttgtcgtagtagctgcagttgtcgtagtaggtgctgcagttgtcgtagtaggtgctccagttgtcgtaggtgctgcagttgtcgtagtagctgcagttgtcgtaggaactgaaggagtagttgttgtgggagctacagttgtcgtagtaggcgctgcagtggtcgtagtaggtgctgcagttgtcgtagtaggtgctccagttgtcgtaggtgctgcagttgtcgtaggtgctgcagttgtcgtagtagctgcagttgtcgtaggaactgcagaagtagttgttgtgggagctacagttgtcgaagtaggcgctgcagtggtcgtagtaggtgctgcagttgtcgtagtaggtgctccagttgtcgtagtagctgcagttgtcgtaggaactgaagaagtagttgttgtgggagctacagttgtcatagtaggagctgcagtggtcgtagtaggtgctgcagttgttgtagtaggtcgtagtagctgcagttgtcgcccagtaggtgctgcagttgtcgtagtagctccagtcgtaggtgctgcagttgtcgtagtagctgcagttgtcgtaggaactgaaggtgtagttgttgtgggagctacagttgttgtaggcgCTGTAGTGGgaaggtgctgcagttgtcgtagtaggtaggtgctgcagttgtagtaggtgctgcagttagTAGCTGCAGTTTTAGGACTGCTAGTtgttgggagctacagttgtcgaagtaggcgctgcagtggtcgtagtaggtgctgcagttgtcgtagtaggtgctccagttgtcgtaggtagctgcagttgtcgtaggaactgaagaagtagttgttgtgggaacTACAGTTGTCGTAggaggcgctgcagtggtcgtagtaggtgctacagttgtcgtagtaggtgctcagTGGTAGTAGCTgaagttgtcgtagtaggtgctgcagttgtcgtagtaggtgctccagttgtcgtaggtgctgcagttgtcgtagtagctgcagttgtcgtaggaactgcagaagtagttgttgtgggagctacagttgtcgtggtaggcgctgcagtggtcgtagtaggtgctgcagttgtcgtagtaggtgctcagTTGTCGCAGAAGTGCTGCGTTgtagttgtcgtaggtgctgcagttgtcgtagtagctgcagttgtcgtaggaactgcagaagtagttgtttaggagctacagttgtcgtagtaggcgctgcagtggtcgtagtaggtgctgcagttgttgtagtaggtgctccagtagtagctgcagttgtcgtaggaactgtagttgttgtgggagcagttgtcgtagtaggagctgcagtggtcagtaggtgctgcagttgttgtagtaggtgctccagttgtcgcagaagctgcagttgtcgtagtagtgGTCGTAGGGCTTCAGTTGTAGCTGTCGTAGTAGATGTGGTTGTTGTCGGAGCACAGTTGTAGCTGTAGTAGGTGTGGTTGTTGTCGTAGTCAGTtgagtaggtgctgcagttgtagctgtttaggagctacagttgtcgtactaggcgctgcagtggtcgtagtaggtgctgcagttgtcgtaggaggtgctccagttgtcgtaggtgctgcagttgcgtaggtgctgcagttgtcgtagtagctgcagttgtcgtaggaactgcagaagtagttgttgtgggagctacagttgtcgtagtaggtgctgcagtggtcgtagtaggtgctgcagttgtcgtaggtgctccagttgtcgtaggtgctgcagttgtcgtagtagctgcagttgtcgtaggaactgcagaagtagttgttgtgggagctacagttgtcgtagtaggcagctgcagtggtcgtagtaggtgctgcagttgtcgtagtaggtccTCCAGTTGTCGCagaagctgcagttgtcgtaggagcttCAGTTGTAGCTGTCGTAGTAGGTGTGGTTGTCGGAGCGTCGgttgtaggtgctgcagttgtagcTGTTTTAGGAACTACAATTGTCGtactaggcgctgcagtggtcgtagtaggtgttgcagttgttgtagtaggtgctccagttgtcgtagtgctgcagttgtcgtggtaGGTGCttcagttgtcgtaggtgctgcaattgttgtagtagcttcagttgtcgtagtagctgcagttgtcgtaggaactgcaggagtagttgttgtgggagctacagttgttgtagtaggcACTGCAGTGgttgtagtaggtgctgcagttgtcgtagtaggtgctccagttgtcgtaggtgctgcagttgtcgtagaaactgcaggagtagttgttgtgggagctacagttgtcgtagtaggggctgcagtggtcgtagtaggtgctgcagttgtcgtagtagctgcatttgtcataggaactgcagaagtagttgttgtgggagctacagttgtcgtagtaggcgctgcagtggtcgtagtaggtgctgcagttgtcgtaggtgctgcagttgtcgtagtagctgcagttgtcgtaggaactgcagaagtagttgttgtgggagctacagtttgtcgtagtaggcgctgcagtggtcgtagtaggtgctgccgTAGTAGGTGctcagttgtcgtagtagctgcagttgtcgtagtagctgcagttgtcgtagtaggtgctcagTTGTCAGGTGCTCccgttgtcgtagtagctgcagttgtcgtaggaactgcaggagtagaTGTCCAgttgggagctacagttgtcgtagtaggtgctgcagtggtcgtagtaggtgctgcagttgtcgtagtagctgcagttgtcgaaggAACTGaaggagtagttgttgtgggagctacagttgtcgtagtaggcgctgcagtggtcgtagtaggtgctgcagttgtcgtagtaggtgctccagttgtcgtagtagtgcagttgtcgtagtagctgcagttgtcgtagtaggtgctccagttgtcgtaggtgctgcagttgtcgtagtagctgcagttgtcgtaggaactgcagggtagttgttgtgggagctacagttgtcgaagtagaggcgctgcagtggtcgtagtaggtgctgcagttgtcgtagtaggtgctccagttgtcgtaggtgctgcagttgtcgtagtagctgcagttgtcgtagaactgcagaagtagttgttgtgggagctacagttgtcgaagtaggcgctgcagtagtcgtagtaggtgctgcagttgtcgtagtaggtgctcagttgtcgtagtagctgcagttgtcgtagtaggtgctgcagtttcGTAGTAGGTGCTCagttgtagtaggtgctgcagttgtcgtagtagctgcagttgtcgtaggaactgaaggagtagttgttgtgggagctacagttgtcgtagtaggcgctgcagtggtcgtagtaggtgctgcagttgtcgtagtaggtgctccagttgtaagtaggtgctgcagttgtcgtaggtgctgcagttgtcgtagtagctgcagttgtcgtaggaactgcagaagtagttgttgtgggagctacagttgtcgaagtaggcgctgcagtggtcgtagtaggtgctgcagttgtcgtagtaggtgctccagttgtcgtagtagctgcagttgtcgtaggaactgaagaagtagttgttgtgggagctacagttgtcatagtaggagctgcagtggtcgtagtaggtgctgcagttgttgtagtaggtgctccagttgtcgcagaagctgcagttgtcgtagtagtggtcgtaggagcttcAGTTGTAGCTGTCGTAGTAGATGTGGTTGTTGTCGGAGCATCAGTTGTAGCTGTAGTGGAAGGTGTGGTTGTTGTCGTAGCTTCAGTTGTAGTAGTTGCTGCAGTTGTAGCTGttttaggagctacagttgtcgtactaggcgctgcagtggtcgtagtaggtgctgcagttgtcgtagtaggtgctccagttgtcgtaggtgctgcagttgtcgtaggtgctgcagttgtcgtagtagctgcagttgtcgtaggaactgcagaagtagttgttgtgggagctacagttgtcgtagtaggtgctgcagtggtcgtagtaggtgctgcagttgtcgtaggtgctccagttgtcgtaggtgctgcagttgtcgtagtagctgcagttgtcgtaggaactgcagaagtagttgttgtgggagctacagttgtcgtggTAGGcactgcagtggtcgtagtaggtgctgcagttgtcgtagtaggtccTCCAGTTGTCGCAGAAGCTGCAGTTGTCgttgtagtggtcgtaggagcttcAGTTGTAGCTGTCGTAGTAGGTGTGGTTGTCGGAGCGTCAGTTGTAGTAGTTGCTGCAGTTGTAGCTGTTTTAGGAACTACAATTGTCGtactaggcgctgcagtggtcgtagtaggtgttgcagttgttgtagtaggtgctccagttgtcgtaggtgctgcagttgtcgtagtaggtgcttcagttgtcgtaggtgctgcaattgttgtagtagcttcagttgtcgtagtagctgcagttgtcgtaggaactgcaggagtagttgttgtgggagctacagttgttgtagtaggcACTGCAGTGgttgtagtaggtgctgcagttgtcgtagtaggtgctccagttgtcgtaggtgctgcagttgtcgtagaaactgcaggagtagttgttgtgggagctacagttgtcgtagtaggggctgcagtggtcgtagtaggtgctgcagttgtcgtagtagctgcatttgtcataggaactgcagaagtagttgttgtgggagctacagttgtcgtagtaggcgctgcagtggtcgtagtaggtgctgcagttgtcgtagtaggtgctccagttgtcgtagtagctgcagttgtcgtaggaactgcagaagtagttgttgtgggagctacagatgtcgtagtaggcgctgcagtggtcgtagtaggtgctgcagttgtcgtagtaggtgctccagttgtcgtagtagctgcagttgtcgtagtagctgcagttgtcgtagtaggtgctccagttgtcgtaggtgctcccgttgtcgtagtagctgcagttgtcgtaggaactgcaggagtagatgttgtgggagctacagttgtcgtagtaggcgctgcagtggtcgtagtaggtgctgcagttgtcgtagtagctgcagttgtcgaaggaactgcaggagtagttgttgtgggagctacagatgtcgtagtaggcgctgcagtggtcgtagtaggtgctgcagttgtcgtagtaggtgctccagttgtcgtagtagctgcagttgtcgtagtagctgcagttgtcgtagtaggtgctccagttgtcgtaggtgctgcagttgtcgtagtagctgcagttgtcgtaggaactgcaggagtagttgttgtgggagctacagttgtcgtagtaggcgctgcagtggtcgtagtaggtgctgcagttgtcgtagtaggtgctccagttgtcgtaggtgctgcagttgtcgtagtagctgcagttgtcgtaagaactgcagaagtagttgttgtgggagctacagttgtcgaagtaggcgctgcagtagtcgtagtaggtgctgcagttgtcgtagtaggtgctccagttgtcgtagtagctgcagttgtcgtagtaggtgctgcagttgtcgtagtaggtgctccagttgtcgtaggtgctgcagttgtcgtagtagctgcagttgtcgtaggaactgaaggagtagttgttgtgggagctacagttgtcgtagtaggcgctgcagtggtcgtagtaggtgctgcagttgtcgtagtaggtgctccagttgtcgtaggtgctgcagttgtcgtaggtgctgcagttgtcgtagtagctgcagttgtcgtaggaactgcagaagtagttgttgtgggagctacagttgtcgaagtaggcgctgcagtggtcgtagtaggtgctgcagttgtcgtagtaggtgctccagttgtcgtaggtgctgcagttgtcgtagtagctgcagttgtcgtaagaactgcagaagtagttgttgtgggagctacagttgtcgaagtaggcgctgcagtagtcgtagtaggtgctgcagttgtcgtagtaggtgctccagttgtcgtagtagctgcagttgtcgtagtaggtgctgcagttgtcgtagtaggtgctccagttgtcgtaggtgctgcagttgtcgtagtagctgcagttgtcgtaggaactgaaggagtagttgttgtgggagctacagttgtcgtagtaggcgctgcagtggtcgtagtaggtgctgcagttgtcgtagtaggtgctccagttgtcgtaggtgctgcagttgtcgtaggtgctgcagttgtcgtagtagctgcagttgtcgtaggaactgcagaagtagttgttgtgggagctacagttgtcgaagtaggcgctgcagtggtcgtagtaggtgctgcagttgtcgtagtaggtgctccagttgtcgcagtagctgcagttgtcgtaggaactgaagaagtagttgttgtgggagctacagttgtcatagtaggagctgcagtggtcgtagtaggtgctgcagttgttgtagtaggtgctccagttgtcgcagaagctgcagttgtcgtagtagtgGTCGTATGAGCTTCAGTTGTAGCTGTCGTAGTAGATGTGGTTGTTGTCGGAGCATCAGTTGTAGCTGTAGTGGAAGGTGTGGTTGTTGTCGTAGCTTCAGTTGTAGTAGTTGCTGCAGTTGTAGCTGttttaggagctacagttgtcgtactaggcgctgcagtggtcgtagtaggtgctgcagttgtcgtagtaggtgctccagttgtcgtaggtgctgcagttgtcgtaggtgctgcagttgtcgtagtagctgcagttgtcgtaggaactgcagaagtagttgttgtgggagctacagttgtcgtagtaggcgctgcagtggtcgtagtaggtgctgcagttgtcgtaggtgctccagttgtcgtaggtgctgcagttgtcgtagtagctgcagttgtcgtaggaactgcagaagtagttgttgtgggagctacagttgtcgtggTAGGcactgcagtggtcgtagtaggtgctgcagttgtcgtagtaggtccTCCAGTTGTCGCAGAAGCTGCAGTTGTCgttgtagtggtcgtaggagcttcAGTTGTAGCTGTCGTAGTAGGTGTGGTTGTCGGGCGTCAGTTGTAGTAGTTGCTGCAGTTGTAGCTGTTTTAGGAACTACAATTGTCGtactaggcgctgcagtggtcgtagtaggtgttgcagttgttgtagtaggtgctccagttgtcgtaggtgctgcagttgtcgtagtaggtgcttcagttgtcgtaggtgctgcaattgttgtagtagcttcagttgtcgtagtagctgcagttgtcgtaggaactgcaggagtagttgttgtgggagctacagttgttgtagtaggcACTGCAGTGgttgtagtaggtgctgcagttgtcgtagtaggtgctccagttgtcgtaggtgctgca comes from the Oncorhynchus gorbuscha isolate QuinsamMale2020 ecotype Even-year unplaced genomic scaffold, OgorEven_v1.0 Un_scaffold_6174, whole genome shotgun sequence genome and includes:
- the LOC124029338 gene encoding mucin-5AC-like encodes the protein TTAAPTTTTAAPTMTTVAPTTTTSSVPTTTAATTTTGAPTTTTAAPTTTTAAPTSTTVAPTTTTSAVPTTTAATTTTAAPTTTAAPTTTGAPTTTTAAPTTTTAAPTTTTVAPTTTTPSVPTTTAATTTTAAPTTTGAPTTTTAAPTTTTAATTTTGAPTTTTAAPTTTTAAPTSTTVAPTTTTSAVLTTTAATTTTAAPTTTGAPTTTTAAPTTTTAAPTTTTVAPTTTTPAVPTTTAATTTTAAPTTTGAPTTTTAATTTTAATTTTGAPTTTTAAPTTTTAAPTTTSVAPTTTTPAVPSTTAATTTTAAPTTTTTTTTAAPTTTTAAPTTTTVAPTTTTSAVPMTNAATTTTAAPTTTTAAPTTTTVAPTTTTPAVSTTTAAPTLQLQQLLQLTLRQPHLLRQLQLKPYDHYNDNCSFCDNWRTYYDNCSTYYDHCSAYHDN
- the LOC124029340 gene encoding integumentary mucin C.1-like — translated: TDAPTTTPTTTATTEAPTTTTTTTAASATTGGPTTTTAAPTTTTAVTTTVAPKTATTAATTTTEATTTTTPSTTATTDAPTTTTSTTTATTEAPTTTTTTTTAAPTTDAPTTTPTTTATTEAPTTTAASATTGGPTTTTALQLCSDNNHIYYDSYN
- the LOC124029339 gene encoding mucin-5AC-like, whose amino-acid sequence is TTTAAPTTTTAATTTTGAPTTTTAAPTTTTAAPTSTTVAPTTTTSAVLTTTAATTTTAAPTTTGAPTTTTAAPTTTTAAPTSTTVAPTTTTSAVPTTTAATTTTAAPTTTAAPTTTGAPTTTTAAPTTTTAAPTTTTVAPTTTTPSVPTTTAATTTTAAPTTTGAPTTTTAAPTTTTAATTTTGAPTTTTAAPTTTTAAPTSTTVAPTTTTSAVLTTTAATTTTAAPTTTGAPTTTTAAPTTTTAAPTTTTVAPTTTTPAVPTTTAATTTTAAPTTTGAPTTTTAATTTTAATTTTGAPTTTTAAPTTTTAAPTTTSVAPTTTTPAVPSTTAATTTTAAPTTTTAAPTTTTVAPTTSTPAVPTTTAATTTTGAPTTTGAPTTTTAATTTTAATTTTGAPTTTTAAPTTTTAAPTTTSVAPTTTTSAVPTTTAATTT